In a genomic window of Halobiforma lacisalsi AJ5:
- a CDS encoding ABC transporter permease — protein MSLGKFLVRRILQGIFVIWGAITIMFGLRAVSPGDPASLMLAEGATQELIEQVRREEGLDQPIYVQYFDYLQGIVTGDFGYSWQSNREVEAMVIERIPATVELAVAATIVAVAIAIPLGVISATRRNQPSDYGATLFSLLGISTPNFWLGLMLILVLGVWTGVFPTGRRPVGLGEAAMTFAQTGSPGDLFTWLRYITLPALTLGTYFTALITRLTRSGMIDELGKPYVTASRAKGLPNVLVRYKHVLRNTMIPIITVLGLQMGTLMGGAVITETVFNWPGLGLRLIDALDTRDWPLMQGIILFIAVAFVVINIVVDALYSYLNPQVRE, from the coding sequence ACGATCATGTTCGGCCTCCGTGCGGTGTCGCCCGGCGATCCGGCGAGTCTGATGCTCGCGGAGGGCGCGACCCAGGAGCTGATCGAACAGGTCAGGCGTGAGGAAGGCCTCGACCAGCCGATCTACGTTCAGTACTTCGACTACCTGCAGGGGATCGTCACCGGCGACTTCGGCTACTCCTGGCAGTCGAACCGGGAGGTCGAGGCGATGGTCATCGAGCGGATCCCCGCGACGGTCGAACTCGCGGTGGCCGCGACCATCGTCGCGGTCGCCATCGCGATCCCGCTGGGCGTGATCTCGGCGACGCGGCGAAACCAGCCGTCCGACTACGGTGCGACGCTGTTCTCGCTGCTGGGCATTTCGACGCCGAACTTCTGGCTGGGTCTGATGCTGATCCTGGTGCTCGGCGTCTGGACCGGGGTCTTCCCGACCGGGCGTCGGCCGGTCGGACTCGGCGAAGCCGCGATGACGTTCGCCCAAACCGGGTCACCCGGCGACCTGTTCACGTGGCTGCGGTACATCACGCTCCCGGCGCTCACGCTCGGGACGTACTTCACGGCGCTCATCACCCGCCTCACTCGGAGCGGCATGATCGACGAACTCGGGAAACCGTACGTGACCGCCAGCCGCGCGAAAGGGCTGCCCAACGTGCTCGTCCGGTACAAGCACGTGCTCCGGAACACGATGATCCCGATCATCACCGTCCTGGGGCTCCAGATGGGGACCCTGATGGGCGGTGCGGTCATCACGGAGACGGTGTTCAACTGGCCCGGACTGGGCTTGCGGCTCATCGACGCGCTGGACACCCGTGACTGGCCGCTCATGCAGGGCATCATCCTGTTCATCGCAGTCGCGTTCGTGGTGATCAACATCGTCGTCGACGCGCTCTACTCGTACCTCAATCCGCAGGTGAGAGAATGA
- a CDS encoding ABC transporter permease, with the protein MISDRVKSNLKQTLSQSLLPKIGLLLLVSIVLMAIFAPLLATHDPTRTGYYSEQGSEYPPIGYEYTTQVASEGEIAEITVEPTSEHVLGTNNVGQDVYSRFLYGARVSLLVGILGTTMALVIGVPFGLISGYYGGRVDDGLMRIADTMLAFPALVLALALIGVFGESPVMVPDPFVMAGLADGMPESIPIPGTVTIVVALVTWVWFARVARGEALSIRNEEYVKAARSFGTSNRTILLKHVLPNSLTPIIVLASIQVATIILIEASLAYLGFSGTTLSWGYEIERGQDVLRTRPWVAMIPGIGIVLAVISINLLGDWFRDALDPNIEGEAR; encoded by the coding sequence ATGATCTCGGACAGAGTCAAGTCGAACCTGAAACAGACGCTCTCGCAGAGTTTGCTCCCGAAGATCGGGCTGCTACTGCTGGTATCGATCGTCCTCATGGCGATCTTCGCACCGCTTCTGGCCACCCACGATCCGACGAGGACGGGGTACTACAGCGAACAGGGGTCGGAGTATCCGCCGATCGGCTACGAGTACACGACCCAGGTCGCATCGGAGGGTGAGATCGCCGAAATCACCGTCGAGCCGACATCCGAACACGTCCTCGGTACCAACAACGTCGGCCAGGACGTCTACTCGAGGTTCCTCTACGGCGCTCGAGTGTCGTTGTTGGTCGGGATACTCGGTACCACGATGGCGCTGGTGATCGGGGTGCCGTTCGGCCTCATCTCGGGCTACTACGGCGGCCGGGTGGACGACGGGCTGATGCGGATCGCCGACACCATGCTCGCGTTCCCCGCGCTCGTGCTCGCGCTGGCGTTGATCGGCGTGTTCGGCGAATCGCCGGTGATGGTCCCCGACCCGTTCGTCATGGCGGGACTCGCCGACGGGATGCCGGAGTCGATCCCCATCCCGGGTACCGTGACGATCGTCGTCGCGCTCGTGACCTGGGTGTGGTTCGCCCGCGTCGCCCGCGGGGAGGCCCTGTCGATCCGCAACGAGGAGTACGTGAAGGCGGCTCGGAGCTTCGGCACCAGCAACAGGACGATCCTGCTCAAACACGTCCTGCCGAACAGCCTCACGCCGATCATCGTCCTCGCGTCGATCCAGGTCGCGACCATCATCCTGATCGAGGCCTCCCTGGCGTATCTCGGCTTCTCCGGGACGACGCTGTCGTGGGGGTACGAGATCGAGCGCGGACAGGACGTCCTCAGGACGCGACCGTGGGTCGCGATGATCCCCGGCATCGGGATCGTCCTGGCCGTGATCAGCATCAACCTGCTCGGCGACTGGTTCCGCGACGCACTGGACCCGAACATCGAGGGTGAGGCGCGATGA
- a CDS encoding ABC transporter ATP-binding protein: protein MDTTPRNTNAEEILRVSGLSTRFFTQEGQVNAVSDLDLRIERGEVFGIVGESGSGKSVTARSLMDLIEPPGEITEGKIEYNDPDLADAVRDDYPQAVDGEYVDLLEVPADVRESLRGTSFSMIFQDPESSFNPTLTVGEQLAEAVEVQRRASARPRSTRAKTQDYTLTSFALSTVLPSREYVSEESHERAIELLEMVGIPDPVERADEYPHEYSGGMLQRAMIAQALAGEPDVLVADEPTTALDVTIQAQVLDLLADLQEETGMTIVLITHNLGVIARMCDRVGVMYAGEIVERGTLEDVFDDHVHPYTEGLLGSIPDLEGARGRLQPIPGNVPSLLDSEMEDRCYFADRCPNAMEDCLDHPPEYDADGSADHEVRCVLAERDYEESRALPEGYFGGTERPAADKHADPDRTEEDVQPERAEQPVDDSGGDRL from the coding sequence ATGGACACGACGCCACGAAACACGAACGCGGAGGAGATCCTCCGCGTGAGCGGTCTCTCGACTCGCTTCTTTACGCAGGAGGGACAGGTAAACGCGGTCTCGGACCTCGATCTACGGATCGAACGCGGCGAGGTCTTCGGGATCGTCGGGGAAAGCGGCAGCGGTAAAAGCGTTACCGCCAGGTCGCTCATGGATCTGATCGAACCTCCCGGCGAGATCACCGAGGGGAAAATCGAGTACAACGACCCGGACCTGGCCGACGCGGTACGAGACGACTACCCCCAGGCCGTCGACGGGGAGTACGTCGACCTGCTCGAGGTTCCGGCGGACGTCCGCGAGTCGTTGCGCGGGACGTCGTTCAGCATGATCTTCCAGGACCCCGAGAGCAGTTTCAACCCGACGCTGACCGTCGGCGAACAGCTCGCGGAGGCCGTCGAGGTCCAGCGCCGCGCAAGTGCGCGGCCGCGATCGACGCGGGCCAAGACCCAGGACTACACGCTCACCTCCTTCGCCCTGTCGACGGTGCTCCCCTCGAGGGAGTACGTCAGCGAGGAGAGCCACGAGCGCGCCATCGAACTGCTCGAGATGGTCGGCATCCCCGACCCCGTCGAGCGGGCCGACGAGTACCCCCACGAGTACTCCGGGGGGATGCTCCAGCGGGCGATGATCGCCCAGGCGCTCGCCGGCGAACCCGACGTACTGGTCGCCGACGAGCCGACGACGGCCCTCGACGTAACGATCCAGGCGCAGGTGCTCGACCTGCTCGCCGACCTCCAGGAAGAAACCGGGATGACGATCGTCCTGATTACGCACAACCTCGGGGTCATCGCCCGCATGTGCGATCGCGTCGGCGTCATGTACGCCGGCGAGATCGTCGAGCGCGGCACCCTCGAGGACGTGTTCGACGACCACGTCCACCCCTACACGGAGGGGCTGCTCGGCTCGATCCCCGACCTCGAGGGGGCACGCGGCCGTCTGCAGCCGATCCCCGGCAACGTGCCGAGTCTCCTCGATTCGGAGATGGAAGATCGGTGTTACTTCGCCGACCGCTGTCCGAATGCCATGGAGGACTGTCTGGATCACCCGCCGGAGTACGACGCCGACGGGAGCGCGGACCACGAGGTCCGGTGTGTTCTCGCCGAACGGGACTACGAGGAGTCCCGGGCGTTGCCCGAGGGCTACTTCGGCGGGACGGAACGCCCCGCCGCGGACAAACACGCCGACCCCGACCGCACGGAGGAGGACGTCCAGCCCGAGCGGGCCGAACAACCGGTCGACGACTCCGGGGGTGATCGCCTGTGA